The DNA segment TGAGTAACCACTTTTTTTGAGCGACTCTCTTATAACCCAGTAGAAGTTGGGCATAGTTGTCTCGCCAAGACGTTTCTTGAATTCCGCAGTGTCTCCCTGTACAGAGAAATGATAGTTCAACGCGTCTTCTGGATTCATAGGCCATTTTTTCGTTCCTCCGACGGGCACCACGCATAACTCCGAAAATGAACCGTCACCTTTAAAGGCAGAGGAAAGAACAATATTCTCTTCATGACCTTTCTTCAAAACGACTGCAGCTCCGCTAGCGCCAACGTCAAGCATGAAAGATGTCGAGGGCTCGGCTAGACTCATGAGATCGACATTTCTGTACCCGCTCACAAGAAGAACTGTGTCGATATCGTCGCGCGCTATCATAAGACTCTTTGCTACGTCAATACCTGCCATCATAGATCCACACATCGCTTCCATGTCAAAAGACCACGCGTTGACGGCACCGATTTCGTCAGCAACCTTTAATCCCGCCAGCCAGCATGGATAGTCTTTATGTTGGGCGCCATTCCAAATAATTAGATCAATATCTTTGGGATCAGTACCGGCGTTCTTAAGAGCTTTCAACGCTGCTTTAATCCCCAGATTGCTTGTTGTATCCTGGGGACCGGGCATCAATCTTCTCTTCACTCCAAACTTCAGTTCGATTACGTCTCGGGGAATTCCTGTAGCCTCCGCAATCTCATCTGGAGTCATGAATCCTTCAGGTATGTATGTCCCGATTCCAGCTATTCCAATTTTCGGAACTGAACCCACTAAGATCACCTCACATAATCTGCGCGTCATGAATCATCTCTCATAAATGAAAGATGAATCATCTCTCACTTTTAGAATACACTAAACTGCTCCGATTACTAAGTGCAATGAGCGCTGTCTAATGATGATTATCGATGAAAGAAGATGAATAACTCCAATAATGTCACTTTTTCTAACGATTCTTAAGTACGAAGCCGATAGTTGCCGTCATGAATTCTTCCGATTTTTCAAGAAAAGCTCCGTGACCGGCATCCTTTATAACAAGAAATTCTGAGTTTCTGACTCTTTCATGGATCATTTTCATTTCTTCTATTGGGGTAATGATGTCCCGATCGGCGCCAATAAGTAGAGTTGGGCACTGAATTTCATCTAGTTCGTCCAAAACATTGAAATCGGGATTTGAAGAGATAAGTCTAATGAACCCTTCGAACCATTGTCTGTCAAGTGTTGATTTGAACATCTTCTGACGTTCCTTCAGCCATGCAAGGTTTCGATTGTAGAAGTAATCTGAGTAGATGAAAGGTATTGCAAGTTTGAAAAATCGCTCGCCGTCGAAAAGCTCTGCCGCTTCCTTCCATGCTTCGCCGAGTTCTGCGAGATATGGAGAGATCCTTGCCGGAGTGTTTGCAAGCACTAATGATTTGACTCTGTCGGGATTGCCAATAGCCAGCATTTCTGCGACCTGTCCGCCATAGGATAGGCCAACTATGTTTGCTTTGGCAATCTTAAGATGATCTAGAAGATCGACAACATCACTGACATGAACGGAGATGTGGTATTGCAGTTCCTTTCTTTCTGACCGGCCCTGATCTCTGAAGTCCATCAAGATAAGTCTGAAGTGCTTGGAGAAACCCGAAATGAAACTTGACCATGATGGGGTTGACATCATAATGCCGTTCAGTATTAGAAGCGGTGCGTTCTTCTCGCTTCCATGTTCTTCAAAGTAAATCTGTGTGCCATCCGTTGTTTTGAGTAGTGACATATCTTCACCTCCATAATGATTATTGCACCGATTCGGGCAGTTAGTCAAAACACTGCCCTTTGATGATAAACTCATAGAGTAGAGCCAAACACGATGCCGAGATCACAGAATTATTCGAAGAAGGGATGGTCTGAATGTCGAAATTCATGAAGGATATGTTGGAACAACCCGAAGCGGTCAGAAAGCTTATCTCAACTTCCGACGTTACCTCCGCAAAAGCAGAGGGGCTGGACTTTCATAAAGTTTTGTTCACAGGAATGGGGGCGTCTCTCCACGCTGCGGAAGTGGCCGCTTCCTATCTCAGATCCTCCGGTATCGACGCAGTGAGCGCAGAGATGTCCGAGATAATCTCTTATGCATCCGATGAACTACTCAAAAGATATACAACAATTTTCTTAATAAGCCAGTCTGGGGAAAGCGCTGAACTGATAAGATTCATCCAAGACAACAGGGACCTCTTACGAAGGATGGCACTAATAACAAACAGCTGCCAGAGCAGTGCCTCAAAGCATTTCCCTGATGATAGAGTTTTCCTTCTCAATGCAGGTGACGAAAGATCAATGGGAGCCACAAAGACCTTTGTAAATAGTATGGTTTTGATGCTGATAATCGCAGCTTCTAAGACGGCAAGGCGGATGGACTTCTCCAAACTGCCTTCCAGGATGGAGGAAGCTCTCACACTTGATGTCTCGTGGCTCGCGTCTCTCCTCTCTGAAAGCAGGGAGAGGATACTTGTGGCCAGAGGATTTGGAATCGGGGTGGGCAGGATGGCAAGACTAATGTTTGCTGAAGTTGCGAAAATCAGCTTGATATTCTACACAGGCGCCGCTTTCAGGCATGGCCCCGTTGAGCTGTTGATAGACAAACCAGTGGTCCTTACTCTTAATCCAACCGGAGCCACTTACGACTTAATGAAGGAACTCCACAGTGATATTTCTGACAAGTGTGACTTGATAACTCTTTCTAACTCAAGAGAGGAGAGCGTTGAGACCGTATTTACTTCCGAGGGCCTCGATGAGGTGCTTGCATCGATTCCTATGATGAATGTCCTTCAAAAAACTGTGGAAGAGATAGCCCGAAAGAGGGGATTTGATCCCGGAGCCGGAGTGTATGGGAAGAAGGTTACTACCAAAGAGTAGCCTGATATCACTATCACTGTTCTTCAATAAGGCC comes from the Mesotoga infera genome and includes:
- a CDS encoding alpha/beta hydrolase produces the protein MSLLKTTDGTQIYFEEHGSEKNAPLLILNGIMMSTPSWSSFISGFSKHFRLILMDFRDQGRSERKELQYHISVHVSDVVDLLDHLKIAKANIVGLSYGGQVAEMLAIGNPDRVKSLVLANTPARISPYLAELGEAWKEAAELFDGERFFKLAIPFIYSDYFYNRNLAWLKERQKMFKSTLDRQWFEGFIRLISSNPDFNVLDELDEIQCPTLLIGADRDIITPIEEMKMIHERVRNSEFLVIKDAGHGAFLEKSEEFMTATIGFVLKNR
- a CDS encoding SIS domain-containing protein; the protein is MSKFMKDMLEQPEAVRKLISTSDVTSAKAEGLDFHKVLFTGMGASLHAAEVAASYLRSSGIDAVSAEMSEIISYASDELLKRYTTIFLISQSGESAELIRFIQDNRDLLRRMALITNSCQSSASKHFPDDRVFLLNAGDERSMGATKTFVNSMVLMLIIAASKTARRMDFSKLPSRMEEALTLDVSWLASLLSESRERILVARGFGIGVGRMARLMFAEVAKISLIFYTGAAFRHGPVELLIDKPVVLTLNPTGATYDLMKELHSDISDKCDLITLSNSREESVETVFTSEGLDEVLASIPMMNVLQKTVEEIARKRGFDPGAGVYGKKVTTKE
- a CDS encoding 3-oxoacyl-ACP synthase; translated protein: MTRRLCEVILVGSVPKIGIAGIGTYIPEGFMTPDEIAEATGIPRDVIELKFGVKRRLMPGPQDTTSNLGIKAALKALKNAGTDPKDIDLIIWNGAQHKDYPCWLAGLKVADEIGAVNAWSFDMEAMCGSMMAGIDVAKSLMIARDDIDTVLLVSGYRNVDLMSLAEPSTSFMLDVGASGAAVVLKKGHEENIVLSSAFKGDGSFSELCVVPVGGTKKWPMNPEDALNYHFSVQGDTAEFKKRLGETTMPNFYWVIRESLKKSGYSQSDIDYLAILHFKRSAHFAVLEELGLKEDQSTYLDYYGHLGQNDQILSIELGLRDRKIKDGDVVVMVGAGLGFVWAATTVKWGRF